From Alienimonas californiensis, a single genomic window includes:
- a CDS encoding CDP-alcohol phosphatidyltransferase family protein, translating to MTTDAPVPPPVTQRPGQASAFEETRPAPIGRESVNLPNTVTVTRLLLACVLFGMIAYDGLWKSAAALFVFAAATDFLDGWLARRYGQVTTLGRILDPFVDKIVVVGALLFLLEKRVRMPGPGEGEELIVWSGVSAWMVLVIVGREMFVSSLRGFLEKHGIDFSADWTGKVKTTVQFVAVTASLLSLAPEFGSLPPQIDGRSWFLWTRDALLWGAALFTAYSGVTYIARGMRELKR from the coding sequence ATGACGACTGACGCTCCGGTGCCGCCTCCCGTAACGCAGAGGCCTGGCCAGGCCTCTGCGTTCGAAGAGACGCGCCCCGCGCCGATCGGGCGGGAGAGCGTCAATCTGCCCAACACGGTCACGGTCACCCGCCTGCTGCTGGCCTGCGTGCTGTTCGGGATGATCGCCTACGACGGCCTGTGGAAGAGCGCCGCGGCCCTGTTCGTGTTCGCCGCGGCGACGGACTTCCTCGACGGCTGGCTGGCCCGCCGATACGGGCAGGTGACCACGCTGGGCCGCATCCTCGACCCGTTCGTCGACAAGATCGTGGTGGTGGGGGCGCTGCTGTTCCTGCTCGAAAAGCGGGTGCGGATGCCGGGGCCGGGCGAGGGGGAGGAGCTGATCGTCTGGAGCGGCGTGAGTGCCTGGATGGTGCTGGTGATCGTCGGGCGGGAGATGTTCGTCAGCAGCCTGCGGGGCTTTCTGGAGAAGCACGGGATCGATTTCTCCGCCGACTGGACCGGCAAGGTGAAGACGACCGTGCAGTTCGTCGCCGTGACGGCCAGCCTGCTGAGCCTCGCCCCGGAGTTCGGTTCGCTCCCCCCGCAGATCGACGGCCGCAGTTGGTTCCTCTGGACCCGGGACGCCCTGCTGTGGGGGGCGGCGCTGTTCACGGCCTACAGCGGCGTGACCTACATCGCCCGGGGGATGCGGGAACTGAAACGGTAG